In Vigna unguiculata cultivar IT97K-499-35 chromosome 3, ASM411807v1, whole genome shotgun sequence, a single genomic region encodes these proteins:
- the LOC114178571 gene encoding putative clathrin assembly protein At2g25430: MASSTIRKAIGVVKDQTSISIAKVAGNLAPDLEVLVVKATSHEEVPADDKYIREILTLTSHSRGYISASLITISKRLTKTRDWIVAVKALMLVHRLLVDGHPAFEEEIVHATRRGTRILNMSDFRDEAHSSSWDHAGFVRLYALYLDEKVEFVAYRRKLRGGVESEEFREEREEESNKRSEVTPVREMRAERVLERLKHLLRMLDRVLGCRPSGAAKNNRLVLVALYQVVRDSFKLYIEVCDVLGVLLDRFTEMEYVHCVKAFDSYVGAAKMMDELVGFYGWCKDMGIARSSEYPEVQKITDKLLGTLEGFLKEMSNRQKSPERKLEMKVIITVNESEAEAEANMNEVKALPAPESESFRPGEAPSVAQPNKVVGSEKETSDLVDLRDDGVSAEEQGNKLALALFSGGATVRGEGSWEAFPSNEESEVKSAWETAAAEVGKADWEVALVENGSMLSKQKGELGGGFDPLLLNGMYDQGAVRQHVSTSELSGGSASSVALPGLGKRGTPILALPAPDGTVQVVGAQDPFAASLSVPPPSYVQIADMERKQQLFVQEQQVWKQYGVDGMQGQVGLTRVGGGAPSGYYATAPQPMMPYGMPQFGGGYYYQAPFY; encoded by the coding sequence ATGGCATCGAGCACAATCCGTAAGGCGATTGGTGTGGTGAAGGACCAAACCAGCATCAGCATAGCCAAAGTCGCCGGTAATTTGGCCCCTGACCTCGAAGTCTTGGTCGTCAAAGCCACGAGCCATGAAGAGGTTCCTGCTGATGACAAGTACATCAGAGAAATCCTCACTTTGACATCGCATTCCAGAGGCTACATCAGTGCTTCTCTGATCACCATTTCCAAGAGGCTTACAAAGACTCGTGATTGGATTGTGGCTGTTAAGGCTCTCATGCTTGTTCATAGACTCCTGGTGGATGGCCACCCCGCGTTTGAGGAGGAGATCGTGCATGCCACTCGCCGAGGGACCAGGATTCTCAACATGTCCGATTTCAGAGACGAGGCGCATTCTAGTTCTTGGGATCACGCGGGGTTCGTGAGGCTTTACGCGTTGTATCTTGACGAGAAGGTTGAGTTTGTGGCGTATCGGAGGAAGCTCAGAGGCGGTGTTGAATCTGAGGAGTTCAGGGAAGAGAGAGAGGAGGAGAGTAATAAGAGGAGTGAGGTTACTCCTGTGAGGGAAATGAGAGCTGAGAGGGTTTTGGAAAGGTTGAAGCATTTGCTGCGGATGCTTGATCGTGTCTTGGGCTGTAGGCCTAGTGGTGCTGCCAAGAACAACAGGTTGGTGCTAGTTGCGCTTTACCAGGTAGTGAGGGATAGTTTTAAGTTGTATATTGAGGTTTGTGATGTTTTGGGGGTGTTGTTGGATCGGTTCACGGAGATGGAGTATGTGCATTGTGTGAAGGCTTTTGATTCTTATGTGGGTGCTGCCAAGATGATGGATGAGTTGGTGGGGTTCTATGGTTGGTGTAAGGATATGGGGATCGCAAGGTCTTCCGAGTACCCTGAAGTGCAGAAGATCACTGACAAGCTTCTGGGGACACTGGAGGGTTTCTTGAAGGAGATGAGTAACAGGCAAAAGAGCCCGGAGAGGAAATTAGAGATGAAGGTAATAATAACTGTGAATGAGTCAGAGGCAGAGGCAGAGGCAAATATGAATGAGGTGAAGGCTCTTCCAGCACCGGAAAGTGAGAGTTTTAGACCTGGAGAAGCCCCTTCAGTTGCACAGCCGAATAAGGTGGTTGGTTCTGAAAAGGAGACAAGTGATCTGGTGGATCTCAGGGATGATGGGGTTTCAGCTGAGGAGCAAGGGAATAAGCTGGCTTTGGCATTGTTCTCTGGGGGTGCAACGGTGAGGGGTGAAGGTTCCTGGGAGGCGTTTCCTTCAAATGAGGAATCGGAAGTGAAATCTGCATGGGAAACAGCAGCTGCTGAAGTTGGTAAAGCAGATTGGGAAGTGGCATTGGTGGAGAACGGTAGCATGTTGTCAAAGCAGAAGGGTGAATTGGGAGGGGGGTTTGATCCGTTGTTACTGAACGGGATGTATGATCAAGGGGCAGTGAGGCAACACGTTAGCACTAGTGAGCTAAGTGGCGGCAGTGCTAGTAGCGTGGCACTGCCTGGACTCGGGAAGAGGGGCACTCCAATTCTGGCTTTGCCTGCACCGGATGGAACAGTTCAAGTTGTGGGAGCGCAGGATCCGTTTGCAGCATCGTTGTCGGTGCCGCCACCTTCATACGTGCAAATCGCAGACATGGAGAGGAAGCAGCAGTTGTTTGTGCAGGAGCAACAGGTGTGGAAGCAATATGGGGTGGATGGGATGCAAGGGCAAGTGGGTTTGACTAGAGTTGGTGGTGGTGCTCCTTCTGGTTACTATGCCACTGCACCGCAACCTATGATGCCTTATGGAATGCCTCAATTTGGTGGAGGCTATTATTACCAAGCACCCTTTTATTGA